The following are encoded in a window of Cydia splendana chromosome 6, ilCydSple1.2, whole genome shotgun sequence genomic DNA:
- the LOC134791298 gene encoding phenoloxidase-activating enzyme-like translates to MILRLLLCFVCVAGFSVALITKEICIKCVPIKDCLVFGNLTKAEQKRWTADFACTLPKLDTEVDFGITPYTQGAYICCPHTNTANFANRRTESHAPQISTKHPRSVDKYDSTPNPVEYDRQRQTENVWMNQDQQNDNEKEYDSQRMPFWQQNPFDTSFFNRPNRPMQSMFGSNPFQNPYFMGKPRTQPSQRGPSGRTGGSGQSSGGFGQSSGGFGQNTGGFGQNSGGFGQNSRGSGQSSGGNGQCSALTSFPPEPNKGCCGRDVSDADRIIGGKTTEIDQFPWTVLLNSKFTNGRTTAEFSCGGSLISARYVLTAAHCLFDETSRLSDVEIYLAEYDKRTFPRDCMISPGEGRRCIENIAMRAEDVVLHPQYDDTRLQNDIALIRLRGTAPYTDYIRPICLPLINVDSPDFSNLPLSVAGWGRNGRYRSDVKQSTVVNLVPQGECKRHYPHLTRRHLCAAGHTGEDTCKGDSGGPLMMLHRGKYFVAGIVSGKRADSPCGSQVPSLYTNVFNYLDWIRANIRN, encoded by the exons ATGATACTAAGATTATTATTGTGTTTTGTGTGTGTGGCTGGTTTTAGTGTGGCGCTAATAACAAAAG aAATTTGCATAAAATGCGTCCCCATCAAAGACTGCCTGGTATTCGGGAACCTGACCAAGGCAGAACAAAAGCGGTGGACGGCTGACTTCGCTTGCACCCTTCCCAAGCTGGATACCGAAGTCGACTTCGGGATAACTCCTTACACCCAAGGAGCCTAT ATATGCTGCCCTCACACGAACACCGCTAACTTCGCTAACCGAAGAACAGAAAGCCATGCTCCGCAAATCAGTACAAAACATCCAAGATCTGTTGACAAATACGATTCAACGCCAAACCCCGTCGAATATGATAGGCAAAGACAGACCGAGAATGTATGGATGAATCAAGACCAACAAAATGATAATGAGAAAGAATACGACAGTCAACGCATGCCGTTTTGGCAGCAAAATCCGTTTGATACAAGTTTTTTTAACAGACCGAACAGGCCTATGCAAAGTATGTTTGGTAGTAATCCGTTTCAAAACCCTTATTTTATGGGCAAGCCGAGGACGCAACCGAGTCAGAGAGGGCCGAGTGGGCGCACAGGTGGATCCGGCCAGAGTTCGGGTGGATTCGGACAAAGTTCGGGTGGATTCGGGCAGAATACGGGTGGATTCGGACAAAATTCTGGTGGATTCGGGCAAAATTCCCGTGGATCCGGACAAAGCTCGGGTGGAAATGGGCAATGTTCGGCTTTGACAAGTTTCCCGCCAGAGCCGAATAAGGGCTGCTGCGGACGGGATGTTTCTGATGCTGACAGGATCATAG GTGGAAAGACAACTGAGATCGACCAATTCCCGTGGACGGTGTTACTCAATTCAAAATTCACAAACGGAAGAACGACAGCGGAGTTCAGCTGCGGCGGTTCATTAATCAGCGCACGCTACGTACTAACTGCCGCTCACTGTTTATTCGACGAAACCTCCCGATTGTCTGA TGTCGAAATATACCTAGCGGAATACGACAAACGCACGTTCCCTCGCGACTGCATGATCAGCCCTGGCGAAGGTCGGAGGTGCATCGAGAACATTGCCATGCGAGCTGAAGACGTAGTGCTACACCCTCAGTACGATGACACGAGGTTGCAGAACGACATAGCCTTGATACGGCTAAGAGGAACTGCGCCATACACAG ATTACATTCGTCCAATCTGCCTGCCTCTAATCAATGTTGACAGCCCCGACTTCTCCAACCTCCCCCTCTCCGTGGCCGGCTGGGGCCGGAACGGCCGCTACCGATCCGACGTCAAGCAATCCACCGTAGTCAACCTAGTGCCTCAAGGAGAGTGTAAAAGGCACTATCCGCACCTGACGCGCCGCCATCTTTGCGCGGCGGGGCACACGGGGGAGGACACGTGTAAGGGGGACTCGGGTGGGCCTCTCATGATGTTGCACAGAGGGAAGTACTTCGTCGCAGGGATCGTGAGCGGGAAGAGGGCGGACTCACCTTGCGGCTCACAAGTGCCTTCGCTCTATACTAATGTTTTTAACTATTTGGATTGGATTAGGGCTAACATCCGGAATTAG